Proteins from one Polynucleobacter wuianus genomic window:
- the purU gene encoding formyltetrahydrofolate deformylase, translating into MTTENYYLTLTCPNKPGIVAAVSTYIFQAGGDIEEAQQFDDKASKRFFMRVSFSCPTDGNTLRSGFTEIAKRFELTWNLRAVKDLKRVLIMASKLDHCLVDLLYRWRIGELPMIICGIVSNHPRDVYASIDFADIPFYHLPVTPETKPAQEAKLLEIIAESKVDMVILARYMQILSDDLSTKLSGRCINVHHSFLPSFKGAKPYHQAHARGIKLIGATSHFVTSDLDEGPIIEQDVTRVTHGDTPDDLVRKGRDLERTVLSRALRYYLHDRVLINGTTSVVFSD; encoded by the coding sequence ATGACTACTGAAAACTATTACCTCACCCTTACTTGCCCTAACAAGCCTGGCATTGTTGCTGCCGTATCCACATATATCTTTCAGGCGGGTGGCGATATTGAAGAAGCCCAACAGTTTGATGACAAGGCATCTAAACGATTTTTCATGCGTGTGAGCTTTAGCTGCCCAACGGATGGCAATACATTGCGCTCCGGTTTTACGGAAATTGCCAAACGCTTTGAGCTCACCTGGAATCTACGTGCCGTTAAAGATCTGAAGCGCGTATTGATCATGGCCTCAAAGCTAGACCATTGCTTAGTTGATCTTTTATACCGCTGGCGTATCGGTGAACTACCGATGATTATCTGCGGCATTGTTTCCAATCATCCGCGCGATGTGTATGCCAGCATTGATTTTGCAGACATTCCTTTTTATCACTTACCAGTGACCCCAGAAACAAAGCCTGCACAAGAAGCCAAATTATTAGAGATCATTGCCGAGTCTAAGGTAGACATGGTGATTTTGGCGCGTTACATGCAGATTTTGTCGGATGATTTATCGACCAAATTATCAGGCCGTTGCATCAACGTTCACCATTCCTTCTTGCCCAGCTTTAAAGGTGCTAAGCCATACCATCAAGCACACGCGCGCGGGATTAAATTGATTGGCGCTACTTCACATTTTGTGACTAGTGATTTAGATGAAGGCCCGATCATTGAGCAAGACGTTACTCGCGTCACCCACGGTGATACGCCAGATGACTTGGTTCGCAAGGGTCGTGATTTAGAGCGCACTGTTTTATCTCGTGCTCTACGTTATTACTTGCATGACCGCGTCTTAATTAACGGCACTACCTCAGTCGTATTCTCCGACTAA
- the soxA gene encoding sulfur oxidation c-type cytochrome SoxA translates to MSKQQFLITCCLIFSGSTLLAAGDGVKPKLQSSYELMSAENKAMQDDPSLNPAMFWVGDGEALWNKPSEKNNQSCASCHGDAKKSMRGVATVFPKMIKGSLQTLEGQINQCRAGAQGASSLAYESKELLSLTAYIANQSKGMPIAVKETPENRASLQKGRQSFYERMGQLNLSCAQCHEERAGLKLGGSPIPQGHPNAYPIYRLEWQTLGSLQRRLRNCMSGVRAQQYEYGSPEMAQLELFLAWRARGLPLESPGVRP, encoded by the coding sequence ATGAGTAAACAGCAGTTTCTGATTACTTGCTGTTTAATTTTTAGTGGATCGACCCTATTAGCAGCAGGCGATGGCGTTAAGCCTAAACTGCAATCCAGCTATGAACTGATGTCTGCTGAAAATAAAGCTATGCAAGATGATCCAAGCCTGAACCCAGCGATGTTTTGGGTTGGTGATGGAGAGGCTTTGTGGAATAAGCCTTCTGAAAAAAATAATCAATCCTGTGCCAGTTGTCATGGTGACGCCAAGAAGTCCATGCGCGGTGTGGCAACCGTTTTTCCGAAAATGATTAAAGGAAGCTTGCAGACACTTGAGGGGCAAATTAATCAATGCCGAGCAGGTGCTCAAGGCGCTTCTTCGTTGGCCTACGAAAGTAAAGAACTACTCTCGCTCACTGCTTACATTGCAAACCAATCAAAGGGGATGCCCATTGCAGTCAAAGAGACCCCAGAAAATCGAGCATCCCTGCAAAAAGGCCGTCAGTCCTTTTATGAGCGTATGGGGCAACTGAACTTGTCTTGTGCTCAGTGCCATGAGGAGCGTGCAGGCTTGAAATTGGGCGGCAGCCCAATTCCCCAAGGTCATCCCAATGCGTATCCAATCTATCGTTTGGAATGGCAAACCTTAGGCTCTTTACAGCGCCGCCTGCGCAACTGTATGAGTGGAGTGAGGGCACAGCAATATGAATATGGCTCACCAGAAATGGCTCAGCTTGAATTGTTTCTGGCGTGGCGTGCACGTGGACTGCCCCTAGAGTCTCCAGGGGTCAGGCCTTAA
- a CDS encoding thiosulfate oxidation carrier complex protein SoxZ, with the protein MRKTSRTSITMPSSAKKGSIIEIRAIAQHDMESGFRYTEGGKLIPRDIIRVFTCTYNNIEIFKADFYSGIGANPLIIFTTIATETGVLEFKWTGDDGYEAMNQANITVS; encoded by the coding sequence ATGAGAAAAACCTCACGCACCTCAATTACTATGCCATCTAGCGCAAAGAAGGGTTCGATTATTGAAATCCGAGCGATTGCCCAGCATGATATGGAATCTGGTTTTCGGTATACCGAGGGTGGTAAGTTAATTCCGCGCGACATTATTCGGGTATTTACTTGTACCTATAACAATATCGAGATTTTTAAGGCAGACTTTTATTCGGGAATTGGCGCCAATCCTCTCATCATCTTTACGACGATCGCCACTGAGACTGGAGTATTAGAGTTCAAGTGGACTGGTGATGATGGATATGAAGCGATGAACCAAGCTAATATCACAGTGTCATGA